A region of Streptomyces sp. TG1A-60 DNA encodes the following proteins:
- a CDS encoding class 1 isoprenoid biosynthesis enzyme, translated as MTPLSYVDLHRQFSSDIDAEIAAALDDLGPSSGAVRRSVSRLLGHQQMKYPLSVVPLLVHAAETGTPLPAVPLSAVHVLWWTSACYLDDLADGHGTRTPDGLGTDEALLASVLSGQALPIRVVQTQPVPDSVRNALTGEIVNCWIHAVEGQLRDLRGDVENASRDAVVAAYRGKSGAPFRMITAMAAILSGAGTERTELWREFGVVFGILWQLFNDQEDILSGRDEDLRNGTVTHLLACALEETPTAARARVAQLGVATRSTEQARTELRALLLAPAVLRRYERDLAAFRDEAYRLLDELGGDETYVPALRQLVGQASGLYLR; from the coding sequence GTGACCCCCCTCTCCTATGTGGACCTGCACAGACAATTCTCGTCGGACATCGACGCGGAAATCGCGGCGGCTCTGGACGATCTCGGCCCGTCGTCCGGCGCGGTACGGAGATCCGTGTCCCGTCTGCTGGGCCACCAGCAGATGAAATACCCCCTGTCCGTCGTCCCGCTGCTCGTGCACGCCGCCGAGACCGGCACCCCGCTGCCGGCCGTTCCCCTGTCGGCCGTGCATGTCCTGTGGTGGACCTCCGCCTGCTATCTCGACGACCTCGCCGACGGCCACGGCACCCGCACTCCAGACGGACTCGGCACGGACGAGGCGCTGTTGGCGTCCGTCCTCAGCGGACAGGCCCTCCCCATCAGGGTCGTGCAGACACAGCCGGTCCCCGACTCGGTGCGCAACGCCCTCACCGGTGAGATCGTCAACTGCTGGATCCACGCCGTCGAAGGCCAGTTGAGGGACCTGCGCGGCGATGTCGAGAACGCCTCGCGGGACGCGGTCGTCGCCGCTTATCGCGGGAAATCCGGCGCACCCTTCAGAATGATCACCGCGATGGCCGCGATCCTCTCCGGCGCCGGGACCGAACGGACCGAACTGTGGCGGGAGTTCGGCGTTGTCTTCGGCATTCTCTGGCAGCTCTTCAACGACCAGGAGGACATTCTCTCCGGCCGTGACGAGGACCTGCGCAACGGCACGGTCACCCATCTCCTCGCCTGCGCCCTGGAAGAGACACCGACCGCGGCCCGGGCGCGGGTGGCGCAACTCGGCGTCGCCACGCGGAGTACCGAACAGGCCCGGACGGAACTCCGCGCCCTGTTGCTCGCCCCCGCCGTCCTGCGGCGCTACGAGAGGGACCTCGCCGCGTTCCGCGACGAGGCGTACCGCCTTCTCGACGAACTGGGCGGCGACGAGACCTACGTGCCGGCCCTGCGGCAGCTCGTTGGCCAGGCATCCGGCCTGTACCTGAGGTAG
- a CDS encoding glycoside hydrolase family 38 C-terminal domain-containing protein yields MHDERRRIEERVERVHTQRIKPALYAASVPFEVEAWQAAGEPVPFEEAAAASYTPFAMDTPWGPPWGTTWFRMRGEVPAVWAGRRVEAVIDLGFVGGWPGNQAEALVHLTDGTPLKAVNPLNQYVPIGNPVSGGETVDYLVEAASNPDILADDFSKITPLGDILTAGDKPLYVFRRADIAVLDEEVFHLDLDLQVLRELMVHLGEHEPRRHEILHALDRAMDAVDLDDVSGSATAVREVLTPVLAKPAHASAHTISGVGHAHIDSAWLWPIRETKRKTSRTFSNVTALADEYEDFVFACSQAQQYEWVRDNYPHVWERIKKSVEKGQWVPVGGMWVESDGNLPGGEAIARQLIHGKRFFMEHFGVETKGVWLPDSFGYNASYPQLAKLAGNEWFLTQKISWNQTNKFPHHTFWWEGIDGTRIFTHFPPVDTYNARFSGAEMDRAVRNYREKGAGTRSLAPFGWGDGGGGPTREIMERARRLADLEGSPKVVVEHPDEFFAKARAEYEDAPVWNGELYLELHRATYTSQARTKQGNRRCEHLLREAELWATTAALHAPEYTYPHEKLDRLWKTVLLHQFHDILPGSSIAWVHREAEAEYARVAKELEELTREAVAALGGGDARVFNTSPRDRAEVVRTPGGSPVYVKAPANGSAPLTPAGLPHPVTASGRVLDNGLVRVEVAEDGTLASVRDLRADREVLGDKGNLLRLHTDLPNYWDAWDVDKHYRNRYTDLLDAESVTVVEADPLLGAIRVERSFGKGSRITQTITLRAGSPRIDFETDIDWHEAEKFLKAAFPVDVRAPHSSAEIQFGHIQRPTHTNTSWEAARFEVSGHRWVHIAEPGYGVAVINDSTYGHDVSRTVREDGGTTTTVRLSLVRAPRIPDPEADQGRHRLTYALLPGASIDDAVAEGYALNLPLRVADAAGAPEPVVSVTGEGVTVEAVKLADDASGDVVVRLYESRGGRARGVLHTGFPLAGAQLADLLERPLAEAATEGNGVPVTLRPFEVQTLRLAVLPIKN; encoded by the coding sequence ATGCATGACGAACGCCGCCGCATCGAGGAACGCGTCGAGCGCGTCCACACCCAGCGCATCAAGCCCGCCCTCTACGCGGCCTCCGTGCCCTTCGAGGTCGAGGCCTGGCAGGCGGCGGGCGAGCCCGTCCCCTTCGAGGAGGCCGCAGCCGCCTCGTACACACCCTTCGCCATGGACACCCCGTGGGGCCCGCCCTGGGGCACGACATGGTTCCGGATGCGCGGAGAGGTACCCGCAGTGTGGGCGGGCCGCCGCGTCGAGGCGGTCATCGACCTCGGCTTCGTCGGCGGCTGGCCCGGCAACCAGGCCGAGGCCCTGGTCCACCTCACCGACGGCACCCCGCTGAAGGCGGTCAACCCGCTCAACCAGTACGTCCCGATCGGTAACCCCGTCAGCGGCGGCGAGACCGTCGACTACCTGGTCGAGGCGGCCTCCAACCCCGACATCCTCGCCGACGACTTCTCGAAGATCACGCCGCTGGGCGACATCCTCACCGCCGGCGACAAGCCGCTGTACGTCTTCCGGCGCGCCGACATCGCCGTTCTCGACGAGGAGGTCTTCCACCTCGACCTGGACCTACAGGTGCTGCGCGAACTCATGGTCCACCTCGGCGAGCACGAACCCCGCCGCCACGAGATCCTGCATGCCCTGGACCGGGCCATGGACGCCGTCGACCTCGACGACGTCTCCGGCAGCGCCACCGCCGTCCGCGAGGTCCTCACCCCCGTCCTCGCCAAGCCCGCCCACGCCAGCGCCCACACCATCTCCGGCGTCGGCCACGCCCACATCGACTCGGCCTGGCTGTGGCCCATCCGCGAGACCAAGCGGAAGACGTCCCGCACCTTCTCCAACGTCACCGCCCTGGCCGACGAGTACGAGGACTTCGTCTTCGCCTGCTCCCAGGCCCAGCAGTACGAGTGGGTGCGCGACAACTACCCGCACGTCTGGGAGCGCATCAAGAAGTCCGTCGAGAAGGGCCAGTGGGTGCCCGTCGGCGGCATGTGGGTGGAGTCCGACGGCAACCTGCCCGGCGGTGAGGCCATCGCCCGCCAGCTGATCCACGGCAAGCGGTTCTTCATGGAGCACTTCGGCGTCGAGACCAAGGGCGTCTGGCTGCCGGACTCCTTCGGCTACAACGCCTCCTACCCGCAGCTCGCCAAGCTCGCCGGCAACGAGTGGTTCCTCACCCAGAAGATCTCCTGGAACCAGACCAACAAGTTCCCCCACCACACCTTCTGGTGGGAGGGCATCGACGGCACCCGCATCTTCACCCACTTCCCGCCGGTCGACACCTACAACGCCCGCTTCAGCGGCGCGGAGATGGACCGCGCCGTCCGCAACTACCGGGAGAAGGGCGCCGGCACGCGTTCCCTCGCCCCCTTCGGCTGGGGCGACGGCGGCGGCGGTCCCACCCGCGAGATCATGGAACGGGCCCGCCGCCTGGCCGACCTGGAAGGCTCACCGAAGGTCGTCGTCGAACACCCCGACGAGTTCTTCGCCAAGGCCCGCGCCGAGTACGAGGACGCCCCCGTCTGGAACGGAGAGCTGTACCTGGAGCTCCACCGCGCCACGTACACCTCCCAGGCCCGCACCAAGCAGGGCAACCGCCGCTGCGAACACCTCCTGCGCGAGGCCGAGCTGTGGGCGACGACAGCCGCGCTCCACGCGCCGGAGTACACGTACCCGCACGAAAAGCTCGACCGCCTCTGGAAGACGGTCCTCCTCCACCAGTTCCACGACATCCTGCCGGGATCGTCGATCGCGTGGGTGCACCGAGAGGCGGAGGCGGAGTACGCGAGGGTGGCGAAGGAGCTGGAGGAGCTGACACGGGAGGCGGTCGCGGCTCTCGGCGGCGGCGACGCGCGTGTCTTCAACACCAGTCCGCGCGACCGTGCCGAGGTGGTCCGTACGCCCGGGGGTTCACCGGTGTACGTGAAGGCACCGGCCAACGGCAGCGCGCCGCTCACCCCCGCCGGGCTCCCGCACCCCGTCACCGCCTCCGGCCGCGTTCTCGACAACGGCCTCGTCCGCGTCGAGGTGGCCGAGGACGGCACCCTCGCCTCCGTCCGCGACCTGCGCGCCGACCGCGAGGTTCTCGGCGACAAGGGCAACCTGCTGCGCCTGCACACCGACCTCCCCAACTACTGGGACGCCTGGGACGTCGACAAGCACTACAGGAACCGCTACACGGATCTGCTGGACGCCGAGTCCGTCACGGTCGTCGAGGCGGACCCCCTTCTCGGCGCGATCCGCGTGGAGCGATCGTTCGGCAAGGGCTCACGGATCACCCAGACGATCACCCTGCGCGCCGGCAGCCCCCGGATCGACTTCGAGACGGACATCGACTGGCACGAGGCCGAGAAGTTCCTCAAGGCGGCCTTCCCGGTGGACGTCCGCGCCCCGCACTCCTCCGCCGAGATCCAGTTCGGCCACATCCAGCGTCCCACCCACACCAACACCAGCTGGGAGGCGGCCCGCTTCGAGGTCTCGGGCCACCGCTGGGTGCACATCGCCGAACCCGGCTACGGCGTCGCGGTCATCAACGACTCGACGTACGGCCACGACGTCTCCCGCACGGTCCGCGAGGACGGCGGTACGACCACCACCGTCCGCCTCAGCCTGGTCCGCGCCCCGCGCATCCCGGACCCCGAGGCCGACCAGGGCCGCCACCGCCTCACCTACGCGCTCCTGCCCGGCGCGAGCATCGACGACGCGGTCGCCGAGGGGTACGCCCTCAACCTGCCGCTGCGCGTCGCCGACGCGGCGGGCGCCCCGGAACCGGTCGTGTCCGTCACCGGCGAGGGCGTGACCGTCGAGGCGGTCAAGCTCGCCGACGACGCCTCCGGCGACGTCGTGGTCCGGCTCTACGAGTCCCGCGGCGGCCGGGCCCGGGGCGTCCTGCACACCGGTTTCCCGCTCGCCGGGGCCCAGCTCGCCGACCTGCTGGAGCGCCCGCTCGCGGAGGCGGCCACGGAGGGGAACGGCGTCCCGGTGACGCTGCGCCCGTTCGAGGTGCAGACGCTGCGGCTGGCAGTCCTTCCCATCAAGAATTAA
- a CDS encoding FAD-dependent monooxygenase encodes MSEPVSVPPDTAVTGARRAVVVGAGLGGLLAAAALRDHAEVTLVERDALPEGPEPRKGVPQARHSHLLWSGGVRAMEELLPGVTDAWLAAGARRIPLPTGLVSLSARGWVRRWPEMQFMIACSRDLLESVVRARLLAGPGVTVLDRTEIVGLDGDAAHVTGVRIRPAEGEVRVLAADLVVDAAGRGSRGTAWLDALGVAPAPIDEVDSGLVYASRIFRAPAGTEEYPVVNVQPDAAQPVPGRSATLVPIEGGRWLVTLSGTRGGQPTADADEFEEFARGVRHPVVGELIARAEPLTDVVVTRSTINRRRFFEKVSGWPDGFVAIGDAVATYNPLYGHGMSVAAQSALALRERVAAHGLMAPGLARRVQQAVAVPVGLAWELATGTDIRYPEAIGKQPNALRQLFSRYMERLTRTAVGRPLVFRAFVGVLTLSEPAGALVRPEVALAVLRGPVRPPLTGPPLTDQERETVLGTSPR; translated from the coding sequence ATGAGTGAACCCGTTAGCGTCCCACCCGACACCGCCGTCACCGGTGCCCGGCGTGCCGTCGTCGTCGGCGCGGGCCTGGGCGGCCTGCTGGCCGCCGCCGCGCTGCGCGACCACGCCGAGGTCACCCTCGTCGAGCGGGACGCGCTGCCCGAGGGGCCGGAGCCCCGCAAGGGCGTCCCGCAGGCCCGTCACTCCCATCTGCTGTGGTCCGGGGGTGTCCGGGCGATGGAGGAACTGCTGCCCGGCGTCACGGACGCCTGGCTGGCGGCGGGGGCCCGGCGCATCCCGCTGCCGACGGGCCTGGTGTCCCTCTCGGCCCGGGGCTGGGTGCGGCGCTGGCCGGAGATGCAGTTCATGATCGCGTGCAGCCGCGATCTGCTGGAGTCGGTCGTCCGCGCGCGGCTCCTCGCCGGACCCGGGGTCACCGTGCTCGACCGCACCGAGATCGTGGGGCTGGACGGCGACGCCGCCCACGTCACGGGGGTGCGGATCCGTCCCGCCGAGGGCGAGGTGCGGGTCCTCGCCGCCGACCTGGTGGTGGACGCCGCCGGGCGCGGTTCGCGGGGCACCGCCTGGCTGGACGCCCTCGGCGTCGCGCCGGCGCCGATCGACGAGGTCGACTCGGGTCTCGTGTACGCCAGCCGGATCTTCCGGGCGCCCGCGGGAACCGAGGAGTACCCGGTGGTCAATGTGCAGCCGGACGCGGCGCAGCCGGTGCCGGGGCGGAGCGCCACCCTCGTGCCCATCGAGGGCGGACGCTGGTTGGTGACGCTGTCGGGCACCCGCGGGGGGCAACCGACCGCCGACGCCGACGAGTTCGAGGAGTTCGCGCGTGGCGTGCGGCATCCGGTCGTCGGCGAGCTGATAGCCCGCGCGGAACCGCTGACGGACGTCGTGGTCACCCGCAGCACGATCAACCGGCGGCGCTTCTTCGAGAAGGTGTCCGGCTGGCCCGACGGGTTCGTCGCGATCGGCGACGCGGTCGCCACGTACAACCCGCTCTACGGCCACGGCATGTCGGTCGCCGCACAGAGCGCCCTCGCGCTGCGCGAGCGGGTCGCCGCGCACGGCCTCATGGCGCCCGGGCTCGCGCGCCGGGTCCAGCAGGCCGTGGCGGTGCCGGTGGGCCTCGCCTGGGAACTGGCCACCGGCACGGACATCCGCTACCCGGAGGCCATCGGCAAACAGCCGAACGCCCTGCGACAACTCTTCAGCCGCTACATGGAGCGCCTGACGCGCACCGCGGTGGGCCGCCCCCTGGTCTTCCGGGCCTTCGTCGGCGTGCTCACCCTGTCCGAGCCGGCCGGCGCCCTCGTCCGGCCGGAGGTCGCCCTGGCGGTTCTGCGCGGCCCGGTCAGACCACCGCTGACGGGACCGCCACTGACGGACCAGGAGCGGGAGACGGTGCTGGGCACATCACCGCGGTAG
- a CDS encoding helix-turn-helix transcriptional regulator — protein sequence MTDGFEVPDAAATVLLPAVVARVTALADKLRVPHAEVFDTRRLSVASGVPEAVVKSLLSGQRAGEPDIQARFLQRLDLLRRTRLKPGGRKYTQQEIADGAGMSRQQAGALINGDRRPTMEHCDAIQRFFRVHAGFLTAEDPEALASALMRTEQELLQQLADRERAAVEAVDDPLQRLLQNHGVRSIAWRAAQLPTDQHRDKVAEWLDMLLESVKRPES from the coding sequence GTGACGGATGGCTTCGAGGTTCCGGACGCCGCGGCGACGGTTCTGCTGCCGGCCGTCGTGGCCCGTGTCACCGCGCTGGCGGACAAGTTGCGCGTACCGCACGCGGAGGTCTTCGACACCCGACGGCTCTCGGTCGCCTCCGGTGTGCCGGAGGCGGTGGTGAAGTCCCTGCTGAGCGGGCAGCGCGCCGGCGAGCCGGACATCCAGGCCCGTTTCCTGCAGCGCCTGGACCTGCTGCGACGCACCCGGCTCAAGCCGGGCGGCCGCAAGTACACCCAGCAGGAGATCGCTGACGGCGCCGGAATGTCGCGCCAGCAGGCGGGCGCCCTGATCAACGGGGACCGGCGCCCCACGATGGAGCACTGCGACGCCATCCAGCGTTTCTTCAGAGTGCACGCCGGTTTCCTCACCGCCGAGGATCCCGAGGCGCTGGCGAGCGCCCTGATGCGGACCGAGCAGGAGCTCCTCCAGCAGCTCGCCGACCGTGAGCGCGCGGCGGTCGAGGCCGTCGACGACCCGTTGCAGCGGCTGCTGCAGAACCACGGTGTGCGCTCCATCGCCTGGCGGGCGGCGCAGCTGCCCACCGACCAGCACCGCGACAAGGTCGCGGAGTGGCTGGACATGCTGCTGGAGAGCGTCAAGCGGCCCGAGTCCTGA
- a CDS encoding metallophosphoesterase, giving the protein MESRTGRHGSLLAISDLHIGYPENRALVERMRPESPDDWLLVAGDVAETVADIRWALATLAGRFAKVVWAPGNHELWTHPSETVPHRGVERYEHLVALCRALGVVTPEDPYPRWEGPGGPVVVAPLFLLYDYSFLPKGCATKDEGLEYAYGTGVVCADERVLYADPYPSRDDWCRSRVAETERRLAELPPDLPTVLVNHYPLDRHPTDVLHYPEFAMWCGTELTADWHRRFNVEVMVYGHLHIPRTTWLDGVRFEEVSVGYPREWRPRPGPPGRLRRILPMEVGTGDRGAASGVGRGRGGAHR; this is encoded by the coding sequence GTGGAGTCGAGAACCGGCCGTCACGGGAGTCTGCTGGCCATCAGCGATCTGCACATCGGCTATCCCGAGAACCGCGCCCTGGTCGAGCGCATGCGCCCCGAGTCGCCCGACGACTGGCTCCTCGTGGCCGGTGACGTCGCCGAGACCGTCGCCGACATCCGCTGGGCCCTCGCGACCCTCGCCGGCCGCTTCGCCAAGGTCGTGTGGGCGCCGGGCAACCACGAGCTGTGGACCCACCCCAGCGAGACCGTCCCCCACCGCGGCGTCGAGCGGTACGAACACCTCGTCGCCCTCTGCCGCGCACTGGGCGTCGTCACCCCCGAGGACCCGTACCCCCGCTGGGAGGGACCGGGCGGCCCGGTGGTCGTCGCGCCGCTGTTCCTGCTGTACGACTACTCGTTCCTGCCCAAGGGCTGCGCGACGAAGGACGAGGGCCTGGAGTACGCGTACGGCACCGGCGTGGTGTGCGCCGACGAGCGTGTGCTGTATGCCGACCCGTACCCGAGCCGCGACGACTGGTGCCGCTCCCGGGTCGCCGAGACCGAGCGCCGGCTCGCCGAGCTGCCGCCCGACCTGCCCACGGTGCTGGTCAACCACTACCCCCTGGACCGGCACCCGACGGACGTCCTGCACTACCCCGAGTTCGCCATGTGGTGCGGAACGGAGCTGACCGCCGACTGGCACCGGCGCTTCAACGTCGAGGTCATGGTCTACGGACATCTGCACATCCCGCGCACCACCTGGCTGGACGGCGTCCGCTTCGAAGAGGTGTCCGTGGGTTACCCCCGCGAGTGGCGGCCTCGTCCGGGACCTCCGGGCAGGCTGCGCCGCATTCTGCCGATGGAGGTCGGAACCGGTGATCGAGGAGCTGCTTCCGGGGTCGGTCGTGGTCGTGGAGGCGCACACCGATGA
- a CDS encoding 4'-phosphopantetheinyl transferase superfamily protein gives MIEELLPGSVVVVEAHTDDPAAAAEGIELYPEEEAVMARAVPKRRREFTVVRGCARQAMEKLGLQPRAVVPGERGAPGWPDGLTGSMTHCEGYAAAALVRAADLASLGIDAELHDALPEGVLTAIALPAEEARLRRLTADHPSVHWDRLLFSAKESVYKAWFPLTGRWLDFSEADIEVSVDPDGRSGRLRAELLVPGPVVDGRRIGAFDGSWTVRQRLVATAVSIPFPAQDEDAR, from the coding sequence GTGATCGAGGAGCTGCTTCCGGGGTCGGTCGTGGTCGTGGAGGCGCACACCGATGACCCGGCCGCCGCGGCCGAGGGGATCGAGCTGTACCCCGAGGAGGAGGCGGTCATGGCCCGCGCGGTGCCGAAGCGGCGCCGCGAGTTCACCGTCGTACGCGGCTGTGCCCGGCAGGCCATGGAGAAGCTCGGCCTGCAGCCGCGGGCCGTCGTGCCCGGCGAGCGCGGTGCCCCCGGCTGGCCGGACGGGCTGACCGGCAGCATGACCCACTGCGAGGGGTACGCCGCCGCCGCGCTGGTCCGCGCCGCCGACCTCGCCTCCCTCGGCATCGACGCCGAGCTCCACGACGCCCTGCCCGAGGGCGTCCTGACGGCGATCGCGCTCCCCGCGGAGGAGGCCCGGCTGCGCCGTCTGACCGCCGACCACCCCTCGGTCCACTGGGACCGGCTGCTGTTCAGCGCCAAGGAGTCCGTCTACAAGGCCTGGTTCCCGCTCACCGGGCGGTGGCTGGACTTCTCGGAGGCCGACATCGAGGTGTCCGTCGACCCCGACGGCCGCTCCGGCCGGCTGCGCGCCGAACTCCTCGTACCGGGGCCGGTGGTGGACGGTCGTCGTATCGGTGCCTTCGACGGGAGCTGGACCGTCCGGCAGAGGCTGGTGGCGACGGCGGTTTCGATTCCCTTCCCCGCCCAGGACGAGGACGCCAGGTGA
- a CDS encoding MAB_1171c family putative transporter, producing MDGSSYYVPAAAMTIALALKLPALLRNWGDPLIRSVCALMTLAALVFCFAAPPTIIEVNRVTGVTNMSAAVVYFLLSAFSGSCLVLITNWRGGPPETTRRLSRRWITGYGTVCAAIVLLFVLGDAPVERVRDFDTYYAGTPFLREMIVLYLVGFTVAGVAMNVMCWRWALQVRGWLRAGLMIIALGFLVNVPFAAVKLIAVVARWQGGDLDYLSTYVAPVLSSVGAQVCALGFCLPLAGERLGDSWTTWSMYRRLGPLWRELRPVWAQASHDVRISWWAPAQLQMTQRESDIHDGMLSLYPYFDSEVRAKAYDAAVAAGSEPVQARAEADAAMVTAAVRAREDDPEGRVISSAPADAPAPPAENPRDLVRMSIALRQSPVVAAAREWAAATRPESDCHE from the coding sequence ATGGACGGGTCCAGCTACTACGTTCCGGCCGCCGCGATGACGATCGCCCTCGCCCTCAAGCTGCCCGCGCTGCTGCGGAACTGGGGGGACCCCCTGATCAGGTCCGTGTGCGCGCTGATGACGCTGGCCGCCCTGGTCTTCTGCTTCGCCGCACCGCCTACGATCATCGAGGTCAACCGCGTCACCGGCGTCACCAACATGTCGGCGGCCGTCGTCTACTTCCTGCTGAGTGCCTTCAGCGGCTCCTGTCTGGTGCTGATCACCAACTGGCGCGGCGGCCCGCCCGAGACGACGCGCCGCCTCTCGCGCCGCTGGATCACCGGGTACGGCACGGTGTGTGCGGCGATCGTGCTGCTGTTCGTGCTCGGTGACGCCCCCGTGGAGCGGGTGCGGGACTTCGACACGTACTACGCCGGCACCCCGTTCCTGCGGGAGATGATCGTGCTGTATCTGGTCGGGTTCACCGTCGCGGGCGTCGCGATGAACGTGATGTGCTGGCGCTGGGCCCTCCAGGTACGCGGCTGGCTGCGCGCCGGACTGATGATCATCGCGCTCGGTTTCCTGGTCAACGTCCCGTTCGCCGCGGTCAAGCTGATCGCCGTGGTGGCCCGCTGGCAGGGCGGCGACCTGGACTACCTGAGCACGTACGTCGCCCCGGTGCTGTCGTCCGTGGGCGCCCAGGTGTGCGCGCTGGGTTTCTGTCTGCCGCTGGCGGGAGAGCGCCTCGGGGACTCCTGGACCACCTGGTCCATGTACCGCCGGCTCGGCCCGCTGTGGCGGGAGCTGCGCCCCGTCTGGGCACAGGCGAGCCATGATGTGCGGATCTCCTGGTGGGCGCCGGCCCAGCTCCAGATGACACAGCGCGAGTCCGACATCCACGACGGCATGCTCAGCCTGTACCCGTACTTCGACTCCGAGGTGCGGGCCAAGGCGTACGACGCCGCCGTCGCCGCGGGCTCCGAACCCGTCCAGGCGCGGGCCGAGGCCGACGCGGCGATGGTGACGGCGGCGGTGCGGGCCCGGGAGGACGACCCTGAGGGCAGGGTCATCAGCTCGGCCCCGGCCGACGCCCCCGCCCCGCCGGCCGAGAACCCCCGTGACCTCGTACGGATGTCCATCGCCCTACGTCAGTCACCCGTTGTAGCGGCTGCCCGTGAATGGGCCGCCGCGACCAGGCCAGAGAGCGACTGCCATGAGTGA
- a CDS encoding toxin-antitoxin system, toxin component encodes MRRLCGELVGELTLPAPADPADLYGALCDAMSRRRGRPVQYRTAAFPPGTASGLWLDMAEQDLVVIEERTAPDHQLVILGHELWHMQAGHCGHHVEGTAVAARLLSQNADLRAAVLKVAARTRFDLADEQDAESFGLLLASKCRTWLAGSALRGPVRRDHLAGRIGASLGYRGPQG; translated from the coding sequence ATGCGTCGTCTGTGCGGCGAGTTGGTCGGCGAACTCACCCTGCCGGCACCGGCGGACCCCGCCGACCTCTATGGCGCCCTGTGCGACGCCATGAGCAGACGCCGCGGCCGTCCCGTCCAGTACCGCACGGCCGCCTTCCCGCCCGGCACCGCCAGCGGGCTGTGGCTGGACATGGCCGAGCAGGACCTGGTCGTCATCGAGGAACGCACCGCCCCCGACCACCAGTTGGTGATTCTCGGCCATGAGCTGTGGCACATGCAGGCCGGGCACTGCGGCCATCATGTGGAGGGCACCGCGGTCGCCGCGCGCTTATTGAGCCAGAACGCCGACCTCCGGGCGGCCGTGCTGAAGGTGGCCGCCCGCACCCGTTTCGACCTGGCGGACGAGCAGGACGCCGAGAGCTTCGGACTGCTGCTGGCCAGCAAGTGCCGTACGTGGCTCGCCGGTTCGGCGCTGCGCGGGCCCGTGCGCCGCGATCACCTGGCCGGCCGTATCGGGGCCTCGCTGGGCTACCGCGGACCGCAGGGCTGA
- a CDS encoding 6-phospho-beta-glucosidase: protein MRLTILGGGGFRVPLVHGALLGDRGEDRVTHVVLHDLDAERLSAVTRVLAEQAADVPGAPEVTATTDLDEALRGADFIFSAIRVGGLEGRANDERVALAEGVLGQETVGAGGIAYGLRTVPVAVDIARRVARLAPDAWLINFTNPAGLVTEAMSRHLGDRVIGICDSPVGLGRRIARVLGVENPEEAWIDYAGLNHLGWVRGLRVAGRDELPRLLADRALLGSFEEGRLFGVDWVRSLGAIPNEYLHYYYFNREAVRAYQAAEKTRGAFLKDQQARFYEEMRRPDAHALKAWDRTRAEREATYMSENRETAGAGERDADDLSGGYEKVALALMRAIARDERTTLILNVRNKATLSSLDTEAVIEVPCLVDANGAHPVAVAPLPDHATGLVSAVKAVEREILAAAEAGSRATAVKAFALHPLVDSVNVARRLVEGYTAVHPGLGYLK from the coding sequence GTGAGGCTGACGATTCTGGGCGGCGGAGGATTCCGGGTGCCCCTCGTCCACGGGGCGCTCCTCGGGGACCGCGGCGAGGACCGGGTCACCCATGTCGTCCTGCACGACCTGGACGCCGAGCGGCTCTCCGCCGTCACCCGCGTGCTCGCCGAGCAGGCCGCCGACGTCCCCGGCGCCCCCGAGGTGACCGCCACCACCGACCTCGACGAGGCCCTGCGCGGCGCCGACTTCATCTTCTCCGCGATCCGCGTCGGCGGCCTGGAAGGCCGTGCGAACGACGAGCGGGTGGCGCTCGCGGAAGGCGTCCTCGGCCAGGAGACCGTCGGCGCCGGCGGCATCGCCTACGGCCTGCGCACGGTCCCCGTCGCCGTCGACATCGCCCGGCGGGTGGCCCGCCTCGCCCCCGACGCCTGGCTCATCAACTTCACCAACCCGGCCGGCCTGGTCACCGAGGCGATGTCCCGCCACCTCGGCGACCGCGTCATCGGCATCTGTGACTCACCCGTGGGCCTCGGCCGGCGCATCGCCCGCGTCCTCGGCGTCGAGAACCCCGAGGAGGCCTGGATCGACTACGCCGGCCTCAACCACCTCGGCTGGGTCCGCGGCCTGCGCGTCGCCGGCCGCGACGAACTCCCGCGCCTCCTCGCCGACCGAGCCCTCCTCGGCTCCTTCGAGGAGGGCAGGCTCTTCGGCGTCGACTGGGTCCGGTCCCTCGGCGCGATCCCGAACGAGTACCTGCACTACTACTACTTCAACCGCGAGGCCGTACGCGCCTACCAGGCGGCCGAGAAGACCCGCGGCGCCTTCCTGAAAGACCAACAGGCCCGCTTCTACGAGGAGATGCGGCGCCCCGACGCCCACGCACTCAAGGCCTGGGACCGCACCCGCGCCGAACGCGAGGCCACCTACATGTCGGAGAACCGCGAGACGGCGGGCGCCGGCGAACGCGACGCCGACGACCTCTCCGGCGGCTACGAGAAGGTCGCCCTCGCCCTGATGCGGGCCATCGCCCGCGACGAGCGCACCACCCTCATCCTCAACGTCCGCAACAAGGCCACCCTCTCGTCCCTCGACACCGAGGCCGTCATCGAGGTGCCCTGCCTGGTCGACGCCAACGGCGCCCACCCCGTCGCCGTCGCCCCCCTGCCCGACCACGCCACCGGCCTGGTCAGCGCGGTCAAGGCCGTCGAACGCGAGATCCTGGCCGCCGCCGAGGCCGGCTCCCGCGCCACCGCGGTGAAGGCCTTCGCGCTGCACCCGCTCGTGGACTCCGTGAACGTCGCCCGCCGTCTGGTCGAGGGTTACACGGCCGTCCACCCCGGCCTCGGATACCTGAAGTGA